Proteins co-encoded in one Gammaproteobacteria bacterium genomic window:
- a CDS encoding glutamyl-tRNA reductase, protein MSLCTIGINHTTAPVGIREQVVFQPERLDTALRELRQIDGVDEAAILSTCNRTELYCHLRHVQPNEDIIGWLSAYHRFDQHTIRPFLYHHLDRSAVRHALRVACGLDSMVLGEPQILGQLKGAYQDANRAGTLGRQLGRLFQHAFAVAKRVRTDTAIGATPVSIAFAAVTLAKQIFGDLNPQTALLIGAGQTIELVARHLVGGGIGRIIVANRHAERAKSLAAQFRGEGIGLTELAEALPAADIVVSSTASPLPILGKGMVESTLKQRKHRPMFMVDLAVPRDIEPEVGSLDDVYLYTVDDLEQVIGQNMTSRQEAAAQADQIIDVQVETFMGWLRAQGAVGAIRAYRDRAELRRTATLARARRMLMQGKSPDEALQYLAHALSNQLTHDATHALNKAGREGRYDLLEAARILLQLPDDDV, encoded by the coding sequence ATGTCGCTTTGCACTATCGGAATCAACCATACCACAGCACCAGTCGGCATTCGTGAGCAGGTCGTCTTTCAGCCGGAGCGGCTTGACACGGCCTTGCGTGAGCTCAGACAGATCGATGGCGTAGACGAGGCGGCGATTCTTTCGACGTGCAACCGCACGGAACTCTACTGCCATCTGCGTCATGTGCAGCCAAACGAAGATATCATCGGCTGGCTTAGCGCGTATCATCGTTTCGACCAGCACACGATTCGGCCGTTCCTTTATCATCATCTGGATCGCTCGGCAGTGCGCCATGCGTTGCGCGTGGCATGTGGCCTGGACTCGATGGTGCTTGGCGAACCCCAGATCCTCGGTCAGCTCAAAGGCGCTTATCAGGACGCTAACCGCGCCGGCACCTTGGGCAGGCAGCTGGGTCGCCTGTTCCAGCACGCGTTCGCGGTCGCCAAGCGGGTTAGAACCGATACGGCGATAGGCGCGACTCCGGTGTCGATCGCCTTTGCCGCCGTAACGCTCGCAAAACAGATCTTCGGCGACCTTAACCCTCAAACGGCGCTCCTGATCGGCGCCGGTCAGACCATCGAGCTGGTCGCGCGCCATCTCGTCGGCGGCGGCATCGGCCGGATCATCGTCGCCAACCGACATGCGGAGCGCGCGAAGTCGCTGGCGGCGCAGTTCAGGGGCGAGGGCATCGGCCTGACCGAGCTCGCCGAGGCGCTGCCCGCCGCCGATATCGTCGTCTCGTCCACCGCGAGTCCGCTGCCGATTCTGGGCAAAGGCATGGTCGAAAGCACCTTGAAGCAGCGCAAGCATCGGCCGATGTTCATGGTCGATCTGGCCGTGCCCCGCGACATCGAGCCGGAAGTGGGGTCGCTGGACGACGTTTATCTGTACACCGTGGACGATCTCGAGCAGGTTATCGGGCAGAACATGACTTCTCGACAGGAGGCCGCGGCGCAGGCCGATCAGATCATCGATGTGCAGGTCGAAACCTTCATGGGCTGGCTACGCGCGCAGGGCGCGGTGGGCGCCATACGCGCGTACCGCGATCGCGCGGAACTGCGAAGGACCGCGACCCTCGCGCGTGCGCGGCGCATGCTCATGCAGGGCAAGTCCCCGGACGAGGCCTTGCAGTATCTGGCCCACGCCTTGTCCAATCAGCTCACGCACGATGCCACGCACGCGCTCAACAAGGCGGGGCGCGAGGGCCGTTACGATCTGCTGGAGGCGGCGCGCATTCTCTTGCAACTGCCAGATGACGATGTGTGA
- the prmC gene encoding peptide chain release factor N(5)-glutamine methyltransferase, whose product MDGKQAPHPLCFEHPRSERRQTIRGILCESRAELARLIRTPELDADLLLAHALERDRSYLHAYPEATLNEAQRRHFDNLVQRRAQGEPLAYILGFKEFWSLKLRVTQDVLIPRPETELLVELALARITERAEWKVADLGTGSGAIALAIAKERPRSRVTATDISETPLAVAADNAQQLGITNIRFLAGDWFAPLRGRFHLIVSNPPYVEAEDPHLRNPALRFEPRQALISAERGLEDLKCMARGAGVYLRPGGWLLVEHGFEQGEATRELFERSGFSGVKTYRDLADRERVTLGFHETDSATHDHTTCRTSATACATARRTRDINRPRHSCQIAC is encoded by the coding sequence ATGGACGGCAAGCAAGCGCCTCACCCCCTCTGCTTTGAACATCCACGTTCGGAGCGGCGACAGACTATTCGAGGGATCTTGTGCGAGTCGCGGGCTGAGCTGGCGCGGCTCATCCGCACGCCTGAGCTAGACGCCGATCTGCTGTTGGCGCACGCGCTTGAGCGTGACCGCAGCTATCTGCACGCGTACCCGGAAGCGACGTTGAACGAGGCGCAACGCCGGCATTTCGATAACCTGGTGCAACGCCGCGCGCAAGGCGAGCCGCTGGCCTATATCCTCGGCTTCAAGGAATTCTGGTCGCTGAAGTTGCGTGTAACGCAAGATGTGCTCATTCCCCGTCCGGAAACCGAATTACTGGTCGAACTCGCGCTCGCGCGAATTACCGAACGGGCAGAGTGGAAAGTCGCGGACCTCGGCACCGGCAGCGGCGCCATCGCGCTTGCGATTGCCAAAGAACGTCCCAGGAGTCGAGTGACGGCCACCGATATATCTGAGACGCCGTTAGCTGTCGCCGCGGACAACGCGCAGCAGCTAGGCATTACGAATATCCGGTTTCTCGCAGGCGACTGGTTCGCGCCCTTGCGCGGGCGCTTTCATCTGATCGTCAGCAATCCGCCTTATGTGGAGGCCGAAGATCCGCACCTGCGAAATCCGGCGCTGCGGTTCGAACCGCGTCAGGCACTGATCAGCGCCGAACGCGGACTTGAGGATCTGAAGTGTATGGCGCGAGGTGCGGGCGTCTATCTGCGTCCCGGCGGATGGCTGCTGGTAGAACACGGCTTCGAGCAGGGCGAGGCCACTCGCGAGCTGTTCGAACGATCGGGCTTTTCCGGAGTGAAAACATATCGAGACCTCGCGGACCGGGAGCGGGTGACACTGGGATTTCACGAGACGGATTCAGCCACGCATGACCACACCACTTGCCGAACTTCTGCGACTGCGTGCGCTACCGCCAGACGTACAAGAGATATAAACCGACCCCGCCACAGCTGTCAAATTGCTTGTTGA
- the prfA gene encoding peptide chain release factor 1, whose amino-acid sequence MTPSIQAKLEDLVERHAEIARLISEPDVLDDQDRYRRLSVEYAQLDELAARFSEHRAARGELTALEELLSDGDPDIKTMAQDDAQHVAARLEALELELQKLLLPVDPHDRNNVFLEVRAGTGGNEAAIFAGDLYRMYARFAEHRRWTVEILTASLGEHGGYKELIARISGQGVYAQLKFESGAHRVQRVPETESQGRIHTSAATVAIMPEPDKLEEIEINPSDLRVDTYRASGAGGQHVNKTDSAIRLTHLPTGIVVECQDERSQHKNRARAMSLMQAKLNDAERSRADAERAATRRNLVGSGDRSQRIRTYNFPQGRVTDHRINLTLYKLEEIMQGNLEEIIDPLIREHQADLLGELD is encoded by the coding sequence ATGACGCCTTCCATCCAGGCCAAGCTGGAAGATCTGGTCGAGCGCCACGCGGAGATCGCGCGCCTGATCTCGGAACCCGATGTGCTGGACGACCAGGATCGCTATCGCAGGCTGTCGGTCGAGTACGCCCAGCTGGATGAACTCGCCGCCAGATTCAGCGAACATCGCGCGGCGCGCGGCGAGCTGACCGCACTGGAAGAGCTGCTGAGCGACGGCGATCCGGACATCAAGACAATGGCGCAGGACGACGCGCAGCACGTCGCCGCCCGGCTGGAAGCGCTGGAACTGGAGTTACAGAAACTGCTGCTGCCGGTCGATCCGCATGATCGCAACAACGTATTTCTGGAAGTTCGCGCCGGCACCGGCGGCAATGAGGCGGCGATCTTCGCCGGCGACCTTTACCGCATGTACGCGCGCTTTGCCGAGCATCGCCGCTGGACGGTCGAGATACTCACCGCGAGCCTCGGCGAGCACGGCGGCTACAAGGAACTGATCGCCCGCATCAGCGGGCAAGGCGTTTATGCGCAACTGAAATTCGAATCCGGCGCGCACCGCGTGCAGCGCGTACCCGAGACCGAATCGCAGGGCCGCATCCACACGTCGGCGGCGACGGTGGCGATAATGCCCGAACCCGACAAGCTCGAAGAGATCGAGATCAACCCTTCCGACCTGCGCGTGGATACCTATCGCGCCTCCGGGGCGGGCGGCCAGCACGTCAACAAGACCGATTCCGCCATACGCCTGACGCACTTGCCGACCGGCATCGTGGTGGAGTGTCAGGACGAGCGCTCGCAACACAAAAACCGCGCGCGCGCGATGTCGTTGATGCAGGCGAAACTGAACGACGCCGAGCGCTCACGAGCGGACGCCGAACGCGCCGCGACGCGGCGCAATCTGGTCGGTAGCGGCGACCGCTCACAGCGCATCCGCACCTATAATTTTCCTCAAGGTAGAGTCACGGACCACCGCATCAATCTCACCTTGTACAAGCTCGAAGAGATCATGCAGGGTAACCTGGAGGAGATCATCGATCCGCTGATCCGCGAACATCAGGCCGACCTGCTGGGTGAGCTGGATTAA